A genome region from Pyrenophora tritici-repentis strain M4 chromosome 9, whole genome shotgun sequence includes the following:
- a CDS encoding Ifi-6-16 multi-domain protein — MAENSWMAVWYAKVTKLFAHTTAPTEEQQQHDSMQPYEEDKENSHRASVEDCSDEEGNENNREARLEDGSDEEDTKSGEDVPTEATDADAAARAGSSGINGTNGSLGKLWATARRAAVSKATELAVRAKDSVANAIKKTKELGAVGTAKAIGSWMKEHPWETAAIVTIIALACTGIGLSAVGFGTGGVAAGSIAAGLQAGIGNVVAGSLFATCTSAMMGGSGAVIIFGGIGIGTFATVGGGLAARRRWKSQRESALVKRSHTRTFSETSAKAMDDAIFWTICASAYVVYYMKSWWRGNAS, encoded by the exons ATGGCGGAAAACTCCTGGATGGCGGTCTGGTATGCGAAGGTTACGAAGCTCTTTGCTCACACAACTGCTCCGACTGAAGAGCAACAACAGCACGACAGCATGCAGCCATATGAAGAAGACAAGGAAAACAGCCACAGGGCAAGTGTCGAAGATTGCTCGGATGAGGAAGGCAATGAGAACAACCGTGAGGCGAGGTTAGAGGATGGCTCAGACGAAGAGGACACCAAGAGTGGCGAAGACGTCCCAACAGAGGCCACAGACGCTGACGCAGCAGCCCGCGCTGGATCCTCCGGTATCAACGGTACGAACGGCAGCCTCGGCAAGCTCTGGGCCACCGCACGTCGTGCAGCTGTCAGCAAGGCGACTGAATTGGCAGTTCGGGCCAAAGATTCCGTAGCCAATGCAATCAAGAAGACCAAAGAGCTTGGAGCGGTCGGCACAGCCAAAGCGATTGGTAGTTGGATGAAGGAACATCCTTGGGAGACTGCGGCTATCGTCACTATCATTGCCCTTGCATGTACTGGGATAGGTCTTTCTGCGGTGGGCTTCGGAACAGGCGGTGTCGCAGCTG GTAGTATTGCAGCAGGCTTACAAGCAGGAATCGGCAATGTCGTCGCAGGATCACTTTTCGCAACATGTACCAGCGCCATGATGGGTGGTTCCGGGGCCGTGATAATTTTCGGGGGTATTGGAATTGGAACATTCGCGACCGTTGGCGGGGGTTTGGCTGCCCGGAGACGATGGAAAAGCCAGCGTGAGAGTGCACTAGTCAAAAGGAGCCATACCAGGACCTTCTCGGAGACTTCAGCTAAAGCTATGGACGACGCTATCTTCTGGACAATCTGCGCATCGGCGTATGTTGTGTACTACATGAAGAGTTGGTGGCGCGGAAACGCATCGTAG
- a CDS encoding PRP38-assoc multi-domain protein, with protein sequence MPTHGSVRTNTAGPGLYGPNNPPPPPASPPPQVHRSQRPPEDSSGQSKKNRHRPSKSQRMRTYNQGEAAWISDKRDRSRSPDRNYQRPDHHRYRERSPIQRDRPAHSEHVKLSNNDPEPVVDASGPEEASDRAQDRRSRSQLRSVEPRRSNEERHWSPEEEINAVSQYRPAEMNGCSHYRNGSMYGTEHETRPFHDVYRPTQDRPQMSRTGYDDYQEIDWNRRVSSSDPKSMSRHEHPSRLPATQKPHAVGHGYKTQPESQKAQKLGLPHLVAAKDIQTPPTVYDLRVYDTRISETYSKLPKGERFENGINGKVAPSIYGSMSCHDLGLCFATFLTRKSCEMGLGCPWRHHPLSIAEKIWIIEYGKTRGKEFLGNVERCYTTPQMPVPGANMHHVAEK encoded by the exons ATGCCGACCCACGGGAGTGTGCGTACCAACACCGCCGGTCCAGGTTTGTACGGCCCAAACAACCCGCCGCCTCCTCCCGCGAGTCCGCCGCCGCAGGTTCATCGGAGCCAGCGCCCACCTGAAGATTCCTCAGGCCAGTCAAAGAAGAACAGGCATCGCCCATCGAAGTCCCAACGAATGCGTACTTATAACCAGGGTGAAGCTGCGTGGATCAGCGATAAACGTGATCGCAGCCGTTCACCTGACCGCAACTATCAACGTCCTGACCATCATCGCTATCGAGAGCGATCTCCGATCCAGCGTGATCGCCCAGCTCATTCTGAGCATGTGAAGCTCTCGAACAACGACCCAGAGCCAGTCGTCGATGCAAGTGGT CCAGAAGAGGCGTCAGATCGTGCCCAGGACCGTCGTAGTCGCTCCCAGTTGCGCAGCGTCGAGCCTAGGCGGAGTAACGAAGAGAGGCATTGGTCGCCCGAGGAGGAGATCAATGCTGTTTCTCAATACAGACCTGCTGAAATGAACGGCTGTTCCCACTACAGAAACGGTTCAATGTATGGGACTGAGCATGAAACCAGACCCTTCCACGACGTGTATAGGCCTACACAAGACCGCCCTCAGATGTCGCGTACGGGCTACGATGACTACCAAGAGATCGATTGGAACCGAAGAGTTTCAAGC TCAGACCCGAAGAGCATGTCGCGCCACGAGCATCCAAGCCGACTTCCAGCGACACAAAAGCCTCACGCCGTCGGCCACGGCTACAAAACTCAGCCTGAGTCACAGAAGGCACAAAAGTTGGGCCTGCCGCATCTTGTTGCAGCAAAGGATATCCAGACGCCACCCACGGTATATGATCTTCGTGTGTACGACACCCGCATCAGCGAGACGTACTCAAAACTTCCAAAAGGAGAACGATTCGAGAATGGCATCAACGGAAAGGTTGCCCCTTCCATCTATGGATCAATGTCGTGCCATGACCTGGGTCTCTGCTTCGCGACATTTCTTACGCGGAAGTCCTGCGAGATGGGTCTTGGATGTCCTTGGCGCCACCACCCGCTCTCCATAGCCGAGAAAATCTGGATTATCGAGTACGGAAAGACACGTGGAAAGGAGTTCTTGGGGAACGTGGAGAGGTGTTATACGACCCCCCAAATGCCTGTCCCTGGTGCGAACATGCACCACGTGGCTGAAAAGTAA
- a CDS encoding GalK, Galactokinase — MDVPTATSLRDIYPEDALPVETKRWDTLLAKFKELYGKQADFVARSPGRVNIIGEHIDYSLYEVLPMAITADFIMAVAVRPSDEKPRVRIANLNSEKFPTREFEIPEGEIPIDATEHEWTNYFKSGLKGVSQLLQKKRGKFTSVGMDIVCDGTVPSGGGLSSSASVVCTSALAVLSANGEEKIDKTELCELAIVSERAVGVNSGGMDQAASVFSLRGSALYVSFKPSLNYTNIEFPQTDPELAFVTAQSFVAADKHVTAPVCYNLRVVECTLAAVFLAKAFGLKKELPTDSSPLGVSLRGFHDTYFEDKEDVADNTKISVSEFETQLTKLIQHTENYLPQEEGYTREQISGLLGISEDELNQRYMSKFPVRADKFMLRQRALHVFTEALRVIRFRSLLASPPSSGKEYLQALGDLMNTTQDSCREIYDCSCPELDELCNLARAAGSCGSRLTGAGWGGCSVHLVPKDKVEAVKKAWEEKYYRKKFPDITEEKLAQAVVVSEPGSGSMLFKVTGEKLA; from the exons ATGGACGTTCCTACAGCAACGTCGCTACGCGACATCTACCCAGAAGACGCGTTGCCGGTCGAGACGAAGCGATGGGACACTTTACTGGCAAAGTTCAAAGAACTATATGGAAAGCAGGCGGACTTTGTGGCCCGTAGCCCTGGTCGCGTGAACATCATTGGCGAG CACATTGACTACTCTCTGTACGAGGTACTCCCCATGGCCATTACCGCCGACTTCATCATGGCTGTTGCTGTGCGACCCTCCGATGAGAAGCCCCGCGTGCGCATAGCGAACCTGAACTCGGAGAAATTTCCTACCCGCGAATTCGAGATTCCAGAGGGAGAGATCCCAATCGATGCGACCGAGCATGAGTGGACAAATTACTTCAAGTCGGGACTGAAGGGGGTATCACAACTGCTGCAGAAGAAGCGAGGCAAGTTCACGTCGGTCGGTATGGACATTGTCTGCGATGGCACAGTCCCAAGCGGTGGTGGTCTTTCAAGTTCGGCATCTGTAGTCTGCACAAGCGCATTGGCTGTACTCTCAGCGAACGGCGAAGAAAAGATTGACAAGACCGAGCTTTGCGAGCTTGCCATTGTCTCTGAGCGCGCCGTCGGTGTCAACTCAGGAGG AATGGACCAAGCAGCCTCCGTCTTTTCCCTGCGCGGCTCTGCCCTATACGTCTCTTTTAAGCCCAGCCTCAACTACACCAACATCGAGTTCCCGCAAACCGATCCGGAGCTTGCTTTCGTTACCGCCCAGAGCTTCGTCGCCGCAGACAAGCACGTCACAGCCCCAGTATGCTACAATCTGCGTGTGGTAGAGTGCACATTGGCGGCCGTATTCCTAGCCAAGGCATTTGGACTGAAGAAGGAGCTCCCAACAGACTCATCACCACTAGGAGTTAGCTTGCGAGGCTTCCATGACACCTACTTTGAAGATAAGGAGGACGTGGCAGACAACACCAAGATATCCGTTTCTGAGTTCGAGACTCAACTTACAAAGCTCATCCAACACACCGAGAACTACCTCCCGCAGGAAGAAGGCTACACAAGGGAACAGATCAGCGGCCTGCTTGGCATTTCAGAAGACGAACTCAACCAGCGCTACATGTCAAAGTTCCCCGTTCGTGCGGACAAGTTCATGCTACGACAGCGTGCGCTGCATGTATTCACCGAAGCTCTTCGCGTTATCAGATTCCGATCGCTTCTCGCTTCACCGCCGTCCAGTGGCAAGGAGTACCTACAGGCGCTTGGTGACCTCATGAACACGACCCAAGACTCTTGTCGCGAAATCTACGACTGCAGTTGTCCAGAACTCGACGAGCTTTGCAACCTTGCTCGCGCAGCTGGTTCATGTGGAAGCCGACTGACCGGCGCAGGCTGGGGAGGCTGCAGTGTACACCTTGTACCAAAGGATAAGGTAGAAGCAGTCAAGAAAGCTTGGGAGGAGAAGTACTACAGGAAGAAGTTCCCCGATATCACAGAAGAGAAGCTAGCACAGGCAGTCGTGGTCAGCGAGCCTGGTAGCGGTAGCATGCTCTTCAAGGTCACAGGCGAGAAGCTCGCATAG
- a CDS encoding DASH-Duo1 multi-domain protein, whose translation MDPPNLGALDLSDSDTDALFDTPAAQKAKKKIKDEADAGDTAANGKARAKESHYTTEEAREEALRRELASIRNVNKVIEGVIGSLQKAKDNMATVSRTVQNASTLLQTWTRILSQTEHNQRLILNPQWQGASQDLIDIEEEETYRQQAAQRRAAEEQARREAAARKIEEDRRKAEAAPRGGTRGRVRGARPRGASTSSTGNYVGVGGQTGRGLTRSDSRGRAGSGIGRGLRGRGRGLG comes from the exons ATGGATCCGCCGAACCTGGGCGCACTGGACCTGTCCGACTCGGACACGGACGCCCTCTTCGATACGCCCGCAGCGCAAAAGGCCAAAAAGAAGATCAAAGACGAGGCCGATGCAGGGGACACGGCTGCAAACGGAAAGGCGCGTGCAAAGGAGTCGCATTATACAACGGAAGAGGCACGTGAGGAGGCTTTGCGTAGGGAGCTAGCAAGTATACGGAACGTCAATAAAGTCATTGAAGGCGTTATCGGGAGCCTGCAAAAGGCAAAGGACAACATGGCT ACCGTATCACGTACCGTTCAAAATGCATCGACCTTGCTTCAGACATGGACCAGAATACTATCCCAGACCGAACACAATCAACGGCTCATCTTAAACCCTCAATGGCAGGGGGCATCGCAAGATCTGATCGACattgaagaagaagaaacATATCGTCAGCAGGCTGCACAGCGCCGAGCTGCCGAAGAACAGGCACGAAGGGAAGCTGCGGCGAGGAAGATTGAGGAAGATCGTAGGAAAGCGGAGGCAGCACCAAGAGGAGGGACCCGGGGAAGAGTGAGAGGTGCCAGACCGAGAGGAGCTTCGACATCGTCCACGGGCAACTATGTTGGAGTAGGTGGACAGACGGGACGAGGTCTCACTCGCAGCGATTCACGAGGTCGAGCAGGTAGTGGTATTGGACGAGGACTTCGTGGACGAGGAAGGGGACTGGGTTGA
- a CDS encoding AvrE domain containing protein, which produces MAPGMLPTPAKTPRKRRVDDVSSTARILFPTNRPSTIEEAMPTPRKSRKTKNLYTLESFADQMNENTEKIPIYTDSKERVPTPGAQTEENPFLSKKGKGKAKAAPSKPKKADKRTAKMDEAVNRDEGMVYIFRGRKVFRKFHDDPPSGASDAEQDDDLSADDRQVRRQIGHEARRPLTRSSIKPRTLFVQEIKERNLAHGIVSEDEEATTDIEAPTVATPSRRKGKGVQAPSLETTPPPTVRKFKKGKSFDRHLAQTIG; this is translated from the exons ATGGCTCCC GGCATGCTCCCAACTCCAGCCAAGACGCCTCGCAAGCGCCGTGTTGACGATGTGAGCTCTACAGCGCGCATTCTGTTTCCAACCAACCGTCCGTCAACAATCGAAGAGGCCATGCCGACTCCTCGCAAGTCCCGCAAGACCAAGAACCTCTACACCTTGGAGAGCTTCGCGGACCAGATGAATGAGAACACTGAAAAGATTCCCATCTACACCGACTCCAAGGAGCGCGTACCCACACCTGGCGCACAGACCGAAGAGAACCCATTCCTGTCCAAGAAAGGCAAGGGCAAGGCGAAGGCAGCTCCATCAAAGCCCAAGAAGGCTGACAAGAGGACGGCGAAGATGGATGAGGCAGTTAATCGCGACGAGGGTATGGTCTACATCTTCCGTGGTCGCAAGGTCTTCAGGAAATTCCATGACGACCCACCGTCGGGCGCTTCAGACGCAGAGCAAGATGATGATCTCTCCGCCGATGACAGACAAGTCCGCCGCCAGATTGGTCATGAAGCACGTCGTCCACTCACTCGTTCATCAATCAAGCCACGCACGCTGTTTGTGCAGGAGATCAAGGAGCGTAATCTCGCACATGGCATCGTGAGCGAAGACGAAGAGGCTACTACCGACATTGAAGCCCCTACCGTCGCTACCCCGAGCCGGAGAAAAGGCAAGGGTGTACAGGCTCCGTCTTTAGAGACCACGCCACCGCCCACTGTTCGCAAGTTCAAGAAGGGCAAGTCTTTCGACAGGCATCTAGCTCAAACCATCGGCTAA
- a CDS encoding RNase-H2-Ydr279 domain containing protein — protein sequence MARTRSKPTKAAPKASTPEPPTSTVKPLPASTSNPPKLFVLPKDASKDARIVTLDNPANATPSRYFFCPEKGFYEFTRIAAPKKDCRSWLITGESSEPQDEETTEEKEDIARIGSGYINKTADLFIATPIDALFLILPALAPKSAKDTKQHFLALEDYLDMLSSSSPHWKALLSQYPTLKSLVERRMRVLCDTVDAGDETMYRISMEKLSAALIKKAERMVAKGLPPSMEDKLS from the exons ATGGCTCGCACACGCTCAAAACCTACAAAGGCAGCTCCCAAAGCCTCAACACCAGAACCACCGACCTCTACGGTCAAACCACTACCCGCAAGCACGTCCAACCCACCTAAGCTCTTCGTACTCCCGAAGGATGCCTCAAAAGATGCGCGCATAGTCACACTGGACAATCCCGCCAATGCGACACCCTCACGGTACTTCTTTTGTCCTGAGAAGGGCTTCTACGAGTTCACACGCATCGCCGCGCCGAAGAAAGACTGCAGAAGTTGGCTAATCACAGGGGAGTCGTCTGAACCCCAAGATGAAGAAACCACAGAAGAGAAGGAGGATATAGCACGGATAGGCAGCGGCTACATCAACAAGACCGCCGACCTCTTTATTGCAACACCCATTGATGCCCTTTTCCTCATCCTCCCTGCGCTAGCGCCCAAGTCCGCAAAAGACACTAAACAACACTTCCTCGCCCTAGAAGACTATCTAGACATGctctcctcttcctccccACACTGGAAAGCGCTGCTATCGCAATACCCTACGCTAAAGTCGCTCGTGGAGCGGAGAATGCGCGTCCTGTGCGATACCGTAGACGCAGGTGATGAAACCATGTACCGTATATCCATGGAGAAGCTCAGCGCTGCCCTAATAAAAAAGGCAGAACGAATGGTTGCAAAGGGCTTACCACCCTCAATGGAAGATAAGTTG TCATGA
- a CDS encoding zf-primase multi-domain protein — translation MIVRESPKGKVKENQPNWPPQSSVEALLSSPSARKKYERRRERNSISPSPSKRHPMSRGNAQLDSDGDEDEETLQLKLQAIEAKLKLKALQRKRTTSSDADRDGASSRASTTMGMGMRRLDISRTEPIQESDIQVPHSPVRTRRQLDEPKSPARVMLGIDKGLTARDISLKRPGSVLGRAGRSNSTRSMEPPKIKSFSERIAESRNKEKVREEKEEKAEQRRSRGFGLQSIEGLRERPSLSRTSSSQSTDTRSSRDMPPPAPRNLNRMANRASVDLTLRNPPSSAPRPGSTSFPPPRPISMSFPPPQSPRPGSTLSFRSESTRPSSKSSSNGFGASTASKYAEISSRDDSADAPSFESFSGLHLKSREMQHNVVTRTLEGKTVLTIPQLLKTVKAPAYDPPDLENDYVVLGVICSKSTPYDSKNAAKDQSKDSRERDADPNGKFMVLKLTDLKWELDLFLFDTGFSQFWKLPVGTLVAILNPDIMPPRNRDTGKFSLKLSSSDDTILELGTARDLEFCHAQRKDGKECTQWIDGRKTEYCEFHIQLQVEKAKKGRMQVNTMTGFGGGPGGGKFGMFSGRSSGPKGDELKREGKYHDRELHETVYIAPRPGGAAKLIDRDHQSWEGGANREDRFRKQLAEKEKERELAKKLGTMGDGSTGGDYMKIKAAGTQNLPARGYTSSQGSGAAKPDKPDGSDFASLLNRTSADVSLAPVKRKRTVSGKSTNASDPVGWGFKYGRIPSPKKVIQSAFRGTRGETSPAKKRARLFLDGKGIREPGRESLGGLDAGLIAAMDDDDDDLEVV, via the exons ATGATCGTCCGGGAGAGCCCCAAGGGCAAAG TTAAGGAAAACCAACCAAACTGGCCGCCGCAGTCGTCCGTTGAGGCCCTTCTCAGCTCACCGTCCGCACGCAAAAAGTACGAGAGGCGCCGAGAACGCAATTCTATTTCGCCCTCACCGTCGAAGCGCCACCCCATGTCCCGAGGCAACGCACAACTCGATAGTGATGGagatgaggatgaagagACGCTTCAGCTCAAGTTGCAAGCCATCGAGgcaaagttgaagctcaAGGCACTACAGAGAAAACGGACGACATCGAGCGATGCAGATCGCGATGGGGCTTCCTCGCGCGCAAGCACAACCATGGGTATGGGTATGCGCAGGCTGGACATATCGCGAACAGAGCCCATACAAGAGAGCGACATTCAAGTTCCGCATTCACCGGTCCGGACACGACGACAGCTGGATGAGCCAAAGAGTCCTGCGCGGGTCATGCTGGGCATCGACAAGGGTCTGACGGCTCGCGACATTAGTCTGAAGCGACCGGGGAGCGTCCTGGGCCGGGCAGGAAGATCAAATTCGACAAGAAGCATGGAACCCCCAAAGATCAAGTCATTCAGCGAGCGCATTGCAGAGAGCAGAAATAAGGAAAAAGTGCGagaagagaaggaggaaAAGGCGGAGCAGCGGAGGAGCAGAGGTTTCGGTTTGCAGAGCATAGAAGGATTGAGGGAACGACCATCACTATCACGCACAAGCTCATCCCAAAGTACCGACACTAGGAGTTCCCGCGATATGCCGCCGCCAGCGCCTAGGAATCTCAACCGAATGGCAAATCGCGCGTCAGTCGACTTGACCTTGAGGAATCCACCATCTTCTGCACCACGACCCGGCTCCACGTCTTTCCCGCCCCCACGGCCCATTTCCATGTCATTTCCACCACCACAGTCACCCCGACCCGGTTCCACTTTGTCATTTCGTTCAGAAAGTACACGTCCATCTTCAAAGTCTTCTTCCAATGGGTTCGGCGCTTCAACGGCTTCAAAATATGCGGAGATTTCCTCACGAGACGACAGTGCCGATGCACCTAGTTTTGAATCCTTCTCTGGTCTACACCTCAAGTCCCGGGAGATGCAACATAACGTAGTAACGCGCACGCTGGAAGGCAAGACAGTGCTGACAATACCACAATTACTGAAGACTGTCAAGGCGCCTGCGTATGATCCTCCGGATTTGGAGAATGACTATGTTGTGCTTGGTGTTATTTGCTCCAAGTCAACACCCTACGATTCCAAGAATGCAGCCAAGGACCAGAGCAAAGATAGCCGAGAGAGGGATGCAGATCCAAACGGCAAGTTCATGGTCCTGAAACTGACGGATTTGAAATGGGAGCTTGATCTATTCCTGTTTGATACTGGGTTTTCTCAATTTTGGAAGCTTCCCGTTGGTACACTCGTCGCCATCCTTAATCCGGACATCATGCCGCCACGGAATCGAGATACTGGCAAGTTCAGTCTCAAGCTCTCTAGCTCGGACGACACCATTCTTGAACTTGGCACAGCACGAGACTTGGAGTTTTGCCATGCGCAACGGAAAGATGGCAAGGAGTGCACCCAGTGGATCGATGGTCGTAAGACTGAGTACTGCGAGTTTCACATCCAATTACAAGTCGAGAAAGCCAAGAAGGGTCGCATGCAGGTCAACACCATGACTGGCTTCGGTGGAGGCCCAGGTGGCGGTAAGTTTGGCATGTTCAGTGGCCGGAGTAGCGGACCCAAGGGAGACGAGCTCAAGAGGGAAGGTAAATACCATGATCGAGAACTCCATGAAACGGTCTACATTGCACCGCGTCCTGGTGGTGCAGCCAAGCTGATTGATCGCGACCATCAGAGCTGGGAAGGCGGTGCGAACCGCGAAGACCGGTTCCGGAAACAACTTGCCGAaaaggagaaggagagagaACTTGCTAAGAAGCTTGGAACAATGGGAGATGGCAGTACCGGAGGCGACTATATGAAGATCAAAGCTGCCGGTACGCAAAACCTACCTGCTCGAGGCTATACCTCTTCTCAAGGATCGGGAGCAGCAAAGCCAGACAAGCCAGACGGTAGCGACTTTGCTAGCCTTCTCAACAGAACCTCCGCAGACGTATCCCTGGCACCCGTCAAGCGCAAGCGGACCGTATCCGGTAAATCGACAAATGCAAGCGACCCCGTCGGCTGGGGTTTCAAGTACGGCCGCATACCGTCGCCCAAGAAGGTCATACAATCAGCGTTTCGCGGTACACGCGGCGAAACCAGCCCAGCAAAGAAGCGCGCCCGCCTCTTCCTGGACGGCAAAGGTATCCGCGAGCCCGGCCGAGAAAGCCTCGGTGGCCTCGACGCAGGTCTCATTGCAGCTATggacgatgatgatgacgactTGGAGGTCGTCTGA
- a CDS encoding tubulin-tyrosine ligase family protein has translation MASSTSPEDNKIYALINYEDAYVQPLILSALEKCLPPLSYHLITSLSDLPKPTSRLLQFVQYEAIDWDHLTSHPTTSLANAYVIRKALIRKHYLSTTIANWVTKYPDSVLKDHVKSSVEFEEWDPESSDDEDENARSDINDANKEEKQENDGIITSQLRHFIAQPYIHPPLLLPPPQTPQDTSTSTSSLRKFHIRTYVLATGALQVYIYRPMLALFAARPYLRPWDAALQKNRDEAMRAHLTNTCLQESGDREGSVGLFWDLPDELPTQPEFSSSGSTAEAKGDWKSQIFTEIQSITGATFEAAARGMGIHFQPLPNAFEVFGLDFMVSVEEDGGLKTWLLEVNAFPDFRQTGDELKGLVEGLLEGVVGVGIGGFFGVGGEKGREEKMVKVLDIDLGRR, from the exons ATGGCATCATCAACTTCGCCGGAAGACAACAAAATCTACGCCTTGATAAATTACGAAGACGCCTACGTTCAACCCCTCATCCTGTCCGCCCTTGAGAAATGTCTTCCACCATTATCCTACCATCTCATAACCTCGCTCTCTGATCTGCCCAAACCCACATCCCGGCTTCTCCAATTCGTGCAATACGAAGCCATCGATTGGGACCACCTAACCTCCCACCCAACGACATCCCTCGCAAACGCCTACGTCATCCGCAAAGCTTTGATCCGCAAACACTACCTCAGCACCACGATCGCAAACTGGGTAACCAAGTATCCGGATTCCGTGCTCAAAGATCACGTGAAGTCCAGTGTAGAATTTGAA GAGTGGGATCCTGAGAGTAgtgatgatgaagacgaAAATGCGAGGAGCGATATCAACGATGCCAATAAAGAGGAGAAGCAAGAAAACGACGGTATCATAACATCTCAACTCCGTCACTTCATCGCTCAACCATACATCCACCCACCCCTCCTCCTGCCTCCCCCACAAACTCCCCAAGAcacctcaacgtcaacaAGCAGCCTCCGCAAATTCCACATAAGAACATACGTCCTAGCCACCGGCGCCCTACAAGTCTACATCTACCGCCCCATGCTCGCCCTTTTCGCCGCACGACCCTACCTACGCCCCTGGGACGCCGCACTACAGAAAAACCGCGATGAAGCCATGCGCGCCCATCTAACGAATACGTGTCTCCAAGAATCTGGAGATAGAGAGGGCAGCGTGGGTTTGTTCTGGGATTTACCTGATGAGCTTCCTACGCAGCCCGAGTTCTCCTCTTCTGGCAGCACAGCGGAAGCAAAGGGGGACTGGAAGTCACAAATCTTCACTGAAATCCAGAGTATAACTGGTGCTACGTTTGAAGCGGCGGCACGTGGCATGGGCATTCATTTCCAACCGCTGCCAAATGCGTTTGAGGTTTTTGGGCTGGATTTTATGGTTTCGGTGGAAGAAGACGGGGGACTGAAGACGTGGTTGTTGGAGGTTAATGCGTTTCCGGATTTTAGGCAGACGGGGGATGAGTTGAAGGGGTTGGTGGAGGGCTTGCTTGAGGGCGTTGTGGGCGTGGGTATTGGGGGGTTCTTCGGGGTTGGTGGGGAGAAGGGTCGAGAGGAGAAGATGGTGAAGGTTCTGGATATTGATCTGGGGAGACGGTGA
- a CDS encoding RimL, Acetyltransferase, including N-acetylase ribosomal protein, which translates to MSRFDFHITTPRLYLSYCDPTLDAHCDFFLELLHSAPSRKWHPNVLETIPDREAARKILAAGEERLIKTGYGRYLISLKPENEDESGKPFSEREFEHIGLVSMQVARIDGIPGPTIPDVGFNMMEKYHGKGYATEAVQELIKYYETKGIKEFAGLTHVTNEPSMKLFRRAGFKSWGTRTVKGIMWTGEDVEVNVWTCGIADGSKLEEFGL; encoded by the coding sequence ATGTCACGCTTCGACTTCCACATCACGACACCTCGTCTATACCTCTCATACTGCGATCCAACCCTCGATGCTCACTGCGACTTTTTTCTCGAGCTTCTCCACAGCGCCCCATCCAGAAAATGGCATCCAAATGTCCTCGAGACAATTCCAGATCGCGAAGCTGCCCGCAAGATACTGGCAGCCGGTGAAGAAAGATTGATAAAGACAGGTTACGGGCGTTACCTCATCAGCTTGAAGCCTGAAAACGAAGACGAGTCCGGAAAGCCCTTTTCAGAGAGGGAATTTGAGCACATTGGCCTTGTGAGCATGCAAGTAGCGAGAATTGACGGTATTCCTGGACCAACGATTCCGGATGTAGGGTTCAATATGATGGAAAAATATCATGGAAAAGGATACGCGACCGAGGCGGTACAGGAGTTGATAAAGTACTATGAGACGAAGGGCATCAAAGAGTTTGCGGGTTTGACGCACGTGACCAATGAGCCTTCGATGAAACTGTTTCGTAGAGCCGGATTCAAGAGCTGGGGTACCAGGACTGTAAAGGGCATTATGTGGACGGGTGAGGATGTTGAGGTGAACGTTTGGACTTGTGGAATTGCGGATGGGAGCAAGTTGGAGGAGTTTGGTTTGTGA